In a genomic window of Desulfobacterales bacterium:
- the dsrA gene encoding dissimilatory-type sulfite reductase subunit alpha, which yields MAKHKTPLLDQLESGPWPSFVSDMKQQAEVRAKNKEKIDFQVPEDVVEDLLGILELSFKHGRTHWKHGGIVGVFGYGGGVIGRYCDQPEEFPGVAHFHTMRVNQPGGKFYTAEYLRQLCDIWDFRGSGITNMHGSTGDIIFLGTTTPQLEEIFYELTHNLNQDLGGSGSNLRTPADCIGQARCEYSCYDTQALCYHLTQEYQDELHRPAFPYKFKLKFDGCPNGCVASIARADMSFIGTWRDDIRIDQEAVQAYIGGEIAPNANDHSGRDWGAFDIQKEVCDLCPTECMWMEGNKLMIEDKECNRCMHCINVMPRALRIGKDTGLSILVGAKAPILDGAQMSSMLVPFVKAEEPYDEIKEVIEAIWDWWMEEGKNRERLGELMKRQGFQKLLEVTGLKPDPRMVQEPRTNPYIFWKADEVPGGFERDIDEFRKHHQR from the coding sequence ATGGCAAAACATAAAACCCCGTTGTTGGACCAGCTTGAAAGCGGGCCGTGGCCAAGCTTTGTTTCAGATATGAAGCAACAGGCCGAAGTCAGGGCGAAAAACAAGGAGAAGATCGACTTCCAGGTTCCCGAAGATGTCGTTGAAGACCTTCTGGGTATATTGGAGCTTTCCTTCAAACACGGCAGAACTCACTGGAAGCATGGCGGCATCGTCGGCGTATTCGGTTATGGCGGCGGCGTTATTGGTCGTTACTGTGACCAGCCTGAAGAATTTCCGGGTGTGGCGCACTTTCATACCATGCGGGTCAACCAGCCGGGCGGAAAATTTTATACTGCTGAATACCTAAGACAGCTCTGTGACATATGGGATTTCCGCGGCAGCGGCATCACCAACATGCACGGTTCCACTGGAGACATCATTTTCTTGGGTACCACCACGCCTCAGCTGGAAGAGATTTTCTATGAATTAACCCATAACCTCAACCAGGACCTGGGCGGCTCGGGCTCCAACTTGCGGACCCCAGCGGATTGCATCGGTCAGGCGCGCTGCGAATATTCCTGTTATGACACCCAGGCGCTGTGTTATCATCTGACCCAGGAATACCAGGATGAACTGCACCGTCCGGCATTTCCCTATAAGTTCAAATTGAAGTTTGACGGCTGCCCCAACGGTTGCGTGGCATCCATCGCCCGGGCGGATATGTCCTTCATCGGCACCTGGCGAGATGACATCCGTATCGACCAAGAAGCGGTCCAGGCTTACATCGGCGGCGAGATTGCGCCCAATGCCAATGACCACAGCGGACGTGACTGGGGTGCCTTCGACATTCAGAAAGAAGTCTGCGACCTTTGCCCCACCGAGTGTATGTGGATGGAGGGTAACAAGTTGATGATCGAAGACAAAGAATGCAACCGCTGCATGCACTGCATCAATGTCATGCCCAGAGCGCTGCGCATTGGGAAAGACACCGGTCTTTCCATTCTGGTCGGCGCCAAGGCCCCGATTCTCGATGGTGCCCAGATGAGCTCGATGCTGGTGCCCTTCGTTAAAGCCGAAGAGCCCTATGATGAAATCAAGGAAGTCATTGAGGCCATCTGGGATTGGTGGATGGAAGAAGGCAAGAACCGCGAGCGGCTCGGTGAGCTGATGAAACGCCAGGGATTCCAGAAACTGCTGGAAGTCACCGGCCTCAAGCCCGACCCGCGCATGGTTCAGGAGCCGCGAACCAACCCGTACATCTTCTGGAAAGCAGACGAGGTGCCGGGCGGATTCGAACGAGACATTGACGAATTTAGAAAACATCATCAGAGATAG
- the dsrB gene encoding dissimilatory-type sulfite reductase subunit beta codes for MAFVSSGYDPDKPMEGRISDIGPRNYEDFYPPVIAKNKGKWLYHDVIKPGVLVHVAESGDKVFTVRCGGARLMSTTMIREICEIAEKHCDGHLRFTTRNNIEFMVDEESKVDPLVKDLESRKFAGGSFKFPVGGTGTSITNIVHTQGWIHCHTPATDASGPVKATMDVLFDYFKEHKLPAKLRVSLACCLNMCGAVHCSDIAILGYHRKPPMLDHEYLDKMCEIPLAIAACPTAAIKPSKVEFKGEKVNSVAVKEERCMFCGNCYTMCPSMPLADTEGDGIVIMAGGKVSNRISTPKFSKVVVAFLPNDAPRWPQTTDVIKNMVQAYEKGANKYERLGEWAERIGWERFFEVCELEFTHHLIDDFRDPAYYTWRQTTQFKF; via the coding sequence ATGGCATTTGTATCATCAGGTTATGATCCTGACAAACCGATGGAAGGCAGAATTTCTGACATCGGTCCGCGAAATTACGAAGACTTTTATCCGCCGGTGATTGCCAAAAACAAGGGCAAATGGCTGTATCATGATGTCATCAAACCCGGCGTACTGGTGCACGTGGCCGAGTCCGGCGACAAGGTATTTACGGTGCGCTGCGGTGGGGCACGACTCATGAGCACCACCATGATTCGGGAAATCTGCGAAATCGCCGAAAAACACTGCGACGGCCACCTGCGGTTTACCACCCGCAACAACATCGAGTTTATGGTGGACGAGGAAAGCAAAGTCGACCCGCTGGTCAAAGATCTTGAAAGCCGCAAGTTTGCCGGCGGCAGCTTCAAGTTCCCGGTGGGCGGAACCGGCACATCGATTACCAACATCGTGCATACCCAGGGCTGGATTCACTGCCACACGCCGGCCACCGATGCCTCCGGCCCGGTCAAGGCCACCATGGACGTGCTTTTTGATTATTTTAAAGAGCACAAACTGCCGGCCAAACTGCGCGTCTCGCTGGCCTGCTGCCTGAACATGTGCGGTGCGGTCCATTGTTCGGATATCGCCATCCTGGGCTATCATCGCAAACCGCCGATGCTTGACCATGAATATCTGGACAAGATGTGCGAGATTCCGCTGGCCATCGCCGCCTGCCCGACGGCCGCCATCAAGCCGTCCAAGGTCGAATTCAAAGGCGAAAAGGTCAACAGCGTGGCGGTAAAAGAGGAACGCTGCATGTTCTGCGGCAACTGTTACACCATGTGCCCCTCGATGCCCCTGGCCGACACGGAAGGTGACGGCATCGTCATCATGGCGGGCGGCAAGGTGTCCAACCGCATCAGCACACCCAAGTTTTCCAAGGTGGTTGTGGCGTTTCTTCCGAATGATGCACCGCGCTGGCCGCAGACAACCGACGTCATTAAAAACATGGTGCAGGCCTACGAGAAAGGCGCCAATAAATATGAGCGTCTGGGCGAATGGGCCGAGCGGATCGGATGGGAAAGATTCTTTGAAGTATGCGAACTGGAATTTACCCACCATCTGATCGATGATTTCCGTGATCCGGCTTACTATACATGGCGCCAGACCACGCAATTTAAGTTTTAA
- a CDS encoding dissimilatory sulfite reductase D family protein, whose translation MALDYEESKNKIVEKLQKKLKTKSKFYFNDLAKILEAKPREAKKVINRMVQEEILEYWSSGSTSLYGLKGTGKQAAAEED comes from the coding sequence ATGGCTCTGGATTACGAGGAATCAAAAAATAAAATAGTCGAAAAACTGCAAAAGAAATTAAAAACCAAGTCCAAATTTTATTTTAATGATCTGGCCAAGATTTTAGAAGCCAAACCGCGCGAGGCCAAAAAGGTCATCAATCGCATGGTGCAGGAAGAGATTCTGGAATACTGGTCCAGCGGCAGCACGTCATTATACGGACTCAAAGGGACCGGCAAACAGGCCGCCGCCGAAGAAGATTAG
- a CDS encoding tetratricopeptide repeat protein encodes MTKAKNADEFIAQQRQAIAQNPECGNSHYNLGVALMGQKKYDEAEKHLYEAVENSPGLAEAYVALGGIALQRGDLDGCLRQNRTAVKARPGFSEGWGNIGFIELQRGNLDEAIKALQKATTFNFRYVQAFANLANAYLMKGMIDKSIETNLKAIELHPDFALAHNNLAIAYLEKGETKAAIEHCERAVELGYEVPPNILKEIEKLKQS; translated from the coding sequence ATGACCAAAGCGAAAAACGCGGATGAATTTATTGCCCAGCAGCGACAGGCCATTGCTCAAAATCCGGAATGCGGTAACTCGCATTACAATCTGGGTGTCGCCCTAATGGGCCAGAAAAAATATGATGAGGCCGAAAAACACCTCTATGAGGCCGTCGAAAACAGCCCCGGGCTGGCCGAAGCGTATGTGGCCCTTGGCGGAATCGCTCTGCAACGCGGTGATCTGGATGGTTGCTTGCGGCAAAACCGAACGGCGGTAAAAGCCAGACCCGGGTTTTCCGAAGGCTGGGGAAACATCGGCTTTATCGAACTTCAGAGAGGAAACCTCGACGAGGCCATCAAAGCCCTGCAAAAGGCGACCACCTTTAATTTCAGGTACGTCCAGGCTTTTGCCAATCTGGCCAACGCCTACTTGATGAAGGGCATGATCGACAAAAGCATTGAAACCAATCTGAAAGCCATTGAGTTGCACCCTGATTTTGCACTGGCACACAACAACCTTGCCATTGCCTATCTAGAAAAAGGAGAGACCAAAGCGGCGATTGAACACTGTGAGCGGGCAGTTGAGCTGGGATATGAGGTGCCGCCTAATATTTTAAAAGAGATTGAAAAACTCAAGCAGTCATAA